A region from the Myripristis murdjan chromosome 23, fMyrMur1.1, whole genome shotgun sequence genome encodes:
- the wnt7ba gene encoding protein Wnt-7b, which produces MLIISSRSALLSVYYPQIFFILTSGSYLTLSSVVALGANIICNKIPGLAPRQRALCQSRPDAIIVIGEGAQLGINECQYQFRYGRWNCSALGERTVFGQELRVGSREAAFTYAITAAGVAHAVTAACSQGNLSHCGCDRDKQGYHDHEEGWTWGGCSADVKYGVEFSRRFVDAREIKKNARRLMNLHNNEAGRKILEERMKLECKCHGVSGSCTTKTCWTTLPKFREVGYLLKERYGEAVQVEPVRASRLRQPSFLRLKEARGYQKPTDTDLVYLERSPNYCEEDKATGSTGTRGRLCNGTSPHTDGCNQMCCGRGHNTHQYTRVWQCNCKFQWCCFVKCNTCSEKSEVFTCK; this is translated from the exons ATGCTCATCATCTCGTCTCGCAGTGCGCTGCTGTCCGTCTACTATCCACAGATCTTCTTCATCCTCACCAGCGGTAGCTACCT GACACTGTCCTCTGTGGTAGCTCTGGGTGCAAACATCATCTGCAACAAGATACCGGGGCTGGCACCCCGTCAGAGAGCCCTCTGCCAGAGTCGCCCCGATGCTATCATTGTCATCGGTGAAGGGGCACAACTGGGCATCAATGAGTGTCAATACCAGTTCCGCTACGGCCGGTGGAACTGCTCAGCCCTGGGTGAAAGGACAGTCTTCGGACAAGAGCTGAGAGTAG GGAGTAGGGAGGCAGCATTCACATATGCCATCACTGCAGCCGGAGTTGCCCACGCAGTGACTGCAGCTTGTAGCCAAGGCAACTTGAGCCATTGCGGCTGTGACCGGGACAAGCAGGGCTACCATGATCACGAGGAAGGCTGGACGTGGGgtggctgctctgctgatgtGAAGTACGGTGTGGAGTTCTCCCGGCGATTTGTGGACGCCCGTGAGATAAAGAAAAATGCCCGCCGGCTGATGAACCTGCACAACAACGAGGCAGGGCGAAAG ATCCTCGAGGAGAGGATGAAGCTGGAGTGTAAGTGTCATGGTGTGTCGGGCTCCTGTACCACCAAGACCTGCTGGACCACCCTGCCCAAATTCAGAGAGGTTGGTTACCTGCTGAAGGAACGTTATGGTGAAGCAGTTCAAGTGGAGCCGGTTCGGGCCTCGCGGCTCCGTCAGCCTTCCTTCCTGCGTCTCAAAGAGGCTCGGGGCTACCAGAAGCCCACGGACACAGACCTGGTGTACCTGGAGCGCTCGCCCAACTACTGCGAGGAAGACAAAGCCACAGGTAGCACAGGGACGCGGGGCAGACTGTGCAACGGCACCTCTCCCCATACGGACGGCTGCAACCAGATGTGCTGCGGCCGTGGTCACAACACCCACCAGTATACGCGTGTTTGGCAGTGTAACTGCAAGTTCCAGTGGTGTTGCTTTGTCAAGTGCAACACATGCAGCGAGAAATCAGAGGTGTTCACTTGCAAGTAG